A window of Prolixibacter sp. SD074 contains these coding sequences:
- a CDS encoding helix-turn-helix domain-containing protein, translating into MKKYFKSLFIWQLIGGGVFFLIVSPLLIATYQYEFLFHETPFLKLVSNIYNVLLPPTDLGIFMLDLTVSVVGIVFATLFYRYKKRKPEKKLTTSDILKLIEKGENERVEFKSSLRHDYRQVKTDKNLEHVILKSIAGFLNGKGGILIIGVNDYGEILGLDNDYWSLKKKTKDGFEQRLMLIVANAFGKDICSKIQVSFHIINDKEICSLFIERSKRPVYFKENNQTVFFLRTGNVTNSLSTSETVEYLESKQKKRFKFQNI; encoded by the coding sequence ATGAAAAAATATTTTAAAAGTTTGTTTATATGGCAGTTAATTGGTGGTGGGGTTTTCTTTCTGATAGTGTCGCCACTTCTTATCGCAACTTATCAATACGAATTCTTATTTCATGAAACTCCTTTCCTGAAATTAGTATCAAATATTTACAATGTTCTTTTACCACCGACAGACCTTGGCATTTTTATGCTTGACTTAACCGTTTCTGTTGTGGGGATAGTTTTTGCCACTCTTTTCTATCGTTACAAAAAAAGAAAACCGGAAAAGAAGCTTACTACCTCAGATATCCTGAAACTAATTGAAAAAGGTGAAAATGAACGTGTAGAATTCAAATCATCGCTCAGGCATGACTACCGGCAGGTTAAAACCGATAAAAACCTGGAGCATGTTATTTTAAAATCAATTGCCGGATTTTTAAATGGGAAAGGTGGCATCCTGATTATTGGAGTGAATGATTACGGAGAGATTTTAGGATTGGACAATGATTATTGGTCATTGAAAAAGAAAACAAAAGATGGTTTTGAGCAAAGACTAATGTTAATCGTTGCAAATGCCTTTGGCAAAGATATCTGTAGCAAAATACAGGTGTCATTCCATATTATCAACGATAAGGAAATATGCTCCTTATTCATTGAGCGCTCTAAACGGCCTGTTTACTTTAAAGAAAATAACCAAACAGTTTTTTTCCTGCGAACGGGAAACGTAACCAATTCGCTTTCAACCAGTGAAACGGTTGAATATCTGGAATCAAAACAAAAAAAGAGGTTTAAATTCCAGAATATATGA
- a CDS encoding zinc-ribbon domain-containing protein — protein sequence MNKIIVKKKPGTISIKEMQKLAMQHGGMCLSNSYINSKTKLWWQCAKGHCWQSTPFSIKVRKSWCPYCAGNQPLGVNAMHVLARERGGKYLSKEYKNCKTKMLWQCKHGHRFQSTLDNIKQGRWCPHCRAVGV from the coding sequence ATGAACAAGATAATTGTGAAGAAAAAGCCAGGTACAATATCAATTAAAGAAATGCAAAAATTAGCAATGCAACACGGTGGTATGTGCTTATCTAATTCCTACATCAATAGCAAAACCAAATTGTGGTGGCAATGTGCAAAAGGCCATTGCTGGCAATCAACCCCGTTTAGCATTAAAGTTAGAAAAAGTTGGTGCCCGTATTGTGCGGGCAACCAACCTCTGGGGGTGAATGCCATGCATGTTCTTGCCCGTGAAAGGGGTGGAAAATACCTCTCAAAAGAATATAAGAACTGTAAAACAAAAATGTTGTGGCAATGTAAGCACGGACACAGGTTTCAATCAACCCTCGACAATATTAAGCAGGGCCGCTGGTGCCCGCATTGTCGTGCTGTCGGGGTTTGA
- a CDS encoding P-II family nitrogen regulator → MKEIKAFIRTNMVDQVIDALENLPITPGITVSEVQGWGHSKNGTGAKLTERIKLETVVPDDQVETVLDCLVKYARTGEGHYGDGVIFVSPVNEVIRIRNGQRGKEVVEHKD, encoded by the coding sequence ATGAAGGAAATAAAAGCGTTTATTCGAACTAATATGGTAGATCAAGTTATTGACGCCCTTGAAAACCTGCCCATAACACCTGGGATTACTGTTAGTGAAGTCCAGGGATGGGGCCATTCGAAAAATGGTACAGGTGCAAAACTTACTGAAAGAATTAAACTTGAAACGGTTGTTCCCGATGACCAGGTAGAGACCGTTTTGGATTGTTTGGTGAAATATGCCCGTACCGGGGAAGGTCATTATGGTGACGGGGTAATATTTGTTTCTCCCGTGAATGAAGTTATCCGGATACGAAACGGGCAAAGGGGAAAGGAAGTAGTTGAGCATAAAGACTAA
- a CDS encoding efflux RND transporter permease subunit, with protein sequence MIDKIINISLKNRIIVLLLAIAVGALGYWSYKNVPIDAFPDVTPPMVQIFTSSPGLSPVDVETQISYPVEISMYGLPGIERVQSTSIFGLSRVNVYFEEGTDIYFARRLVMERLPKAKEAIPEGLGTPELGPLTTGLGQVLMYTLEVDKDTSYSLMEMRTIQDWIIKPRMRTIPGVTDVLGVGGDVKQFQVNVDMNALLSRNLTMEEVREALILNNRNIGASFIERAGEEFLVRGFGWIKPHNEGLEDIRNIIVSEKNGTPVTIGQVATVEHGAEIKRGTMIANGKETVAGYVLKLWGSNTQKILDGMDKQIASINNSLPEGMKLVPFYSQATLVEKAVGTVTSSLGIGAILVILVLFLFLGNIRSTFIVLISIPVSALIAFIGLKSIGLTADLMSLGGLAIGIGMMVDGSIVVVENVMRHIKEQKQKGVKISMVRLVGEATREVGRPIVFAVAIIILVFIPLFTLQGTEGKLFSPMAYSISFAMLGALILAITLTPVMTSYLIREKTKNKEPRFLGYLRKKYRVFLNRTVKHPFAVVSVAVILLAGSIAIVPFLGTEFVPTLREGDIVIRSTLPPGANLTKTVDYAKKIQKAINEFPEVEGAYARVGRAEIGSDPEPVNVVMTVIPLQPLDEWETGRTYEELQAAMAEKLEKEVPGLANNVSQPIQLRTDELMTGIKAQVAISIYGRDLDELNEIGAQIRDICNETPGAVDVKMQQQSGKPQIEITPDRAELARLGVSVDEFFNTVEMAIGGKTAGQVFEGIRRFNIYTRLQEDQRSRLDLIRELPIKTAKGNVVPLDQVSDIEVFVGPKMISRNKASRRTYVQLNVRGRDMGSVVQDIQSAVKNEVDMPAGYFVEYGGQFENQQRSMKRLSVVVPITFALIFLMLFFAFGSPRYAALIFSNVPFALLGGIFALFISGLYLSVPAVVGFIAVFGIAVQNGVVLVDYINRQRSAGKDMHEAIITGSEHRLRPVLMTALTTILGLLPLMLASDIGSNVQRPLATVVVGGLITSTLLTLIVLPSIYKWFAPRRKGVEI encoded by the coding sequence ATGATAGATAAAATAATAAATATATCCTTAAAGAACCGCATCATTGTCCTATTGCTGGCAATAGCAGTAGGCGCTTTAGGATATTGGTCGTACAAAAATGTCCCGATTGATGCTTTCCCCGATGTTACGCCCCCTATGGTGCAAATATTTACTTCCAGCCCCGGCCTTTCACCGGTGGATGTGGAAACGCAAATAAGTTACCCGGTAGAAATATCCATGTATGGATTGCCCGGTATTGAACGTGTACAAAGTACCTCTATTTTTGGCCTTTCGAGGGTTAACGTTTATTTTGAGGAAGGAACCGATATTTATTTTGCCCGGCGGCTGGTGATGGAACGCTTGCCCAAAGCCAAAGAAGCCATACCCGAGGGACTTGGGACTCCTGAGTTAGGGCCGCTTACTACCGGTCTGGGACAGGTATTGATGTACACCCTGGAGGTGGATAAAGACACCAGCTATTCCTTAATGGAAATGCGAACCATACAAGATTGGATCATCAAACCTCGGATGCGGACCATACCCGGGGTAACAGATGTTTTGGGTGTCGGTGGCGATGTAAAGCAATTCCAGGTAAATGTAGATATGAATGCACTCTTATCGCGAAACCTTACGATGGAAGAAGTCCGCGAGGCATTGATTTTAAATAACCGGAATATTGGCGCCTCGTTTATCGAACGTGCCGGGGAAGAGTTCCTCGTACGCGGGTTTGGCTGGATAAAGCCGCACAATGAAGGATTGGAAGATATCCGGAATATTATCGTTTCGGAAAAAAACGGGACACCTGTTACCATCGGGCAGGTTGCCACGGTTGAACACGGCGCTGAAATAAAGCGCGGCACCATGATTGCCAATGGCAAAGAAACCGTGGCGGGATATGTGCTCAAACTATGGGGTTCAAACACACAAAAGATTCTTGATGGAATGGATAAGCAAATCGCCTCTATTAATAATTCTCTGCCCGAGGGCATGAAGTTGGTCCCGTTTTATTCACAAGCGACGCTGGTTGAAAAAGCAGTGGGAACAGTTACCTCATCTCTGGGAATTGGGGCCATTTTAGTAATTCTCGTTCTATTTTTATTCCTGGGCAATATCCGCTCTACGTTCATCGTGCTTATTTCCATCCCTGTTTCTGCACTGATTGCTTTTATAGGCCTCAAATCCATCGGACTGACAGCCGACCTGATGAGCCTGGGTGGCCTGGCCATTGGTATCGGTATGATGGTTGACGGCTCTATCGTGGTGGTTGAAAATGTGATGCGCCACATAAAAGAACAAAAACAAAAAGGAGTTAAAATTTCGATGGTCAGACTGGTAGGAGAAGCTACCCGTGAAGTGGGACGTCCCATTGTTTTTGCAGTTGCCATTATCATTCTTGTTTTTATTCCACTATTTACGCTGCAAGGTACCGAAGGAAAGCTATTTAGCCCCATGGCATATTCCATTTCATTTGCCATGCTGGGAGCTTTAATTTTGGCTATCACACTTACACCTGTTATGACGAGTTATTTAATCAGGGAAAAAACAAAAAATAAAGAACCACGGTTTCTCGGTTATTTAAGAAAGAAATACCGGGTATTTCTGAACAGGACAGTAAAACATCCTTTTGCTGTGGTTAGCGTGGCTGTTATACTCCTGGCCGGGAGTATAGCCATCGTCCCGTTTTTGGGAACCGAATTTGTCCCTACCCTGCGTGAAGGGGATATTGTTATACGTTCCACCCTGCCGCCGGGAGCCAACCTGACAAAAACAGTCGATTACGCCAAAAAGATTCAAAAAGCGATAAACGAATTCCCTGAAGTCGAAGGAGCCTATGCACGCGTCGGGCGGGCAGAAATAGGTAGCGACCCCGAGCCGGTAAACGTGGTTATGACCGTTATCCCGCTACAACCATTGGACGAATGGGAAACGGGCAGGACTTACGAGGAATTGCAGGCGGCCATGGCAGAAAAGTTAGAGAAGGAAGTGCCCGGTCTGGCCAATAACGTTTCTCAGCCCATTCAACTTCGTACCGATGAACTGATGACCGGTATAAAAGCCCAGGTAGCAATCAGTATATATGGGAGAGATCTGGATGAACTCAATGAAATTGGAGCTCAAATCCGGGATATATGTAACGAAACGCCCGGGGCCGTGGATGTGAAAATGCAACAGCAAAGCGGGAAACCACAAATAGAAATTACTCCCGACCGTGCCGAGTTGGCCAGGTTGGGCGTTTCAGTGGATGAGTTTTTTAATACCGTAGAAATGGCTATCGGCGGGAAAACAGCAGGGCAGGTCTTTGAAGGAATCAGGCGGTTTAACATTTACACCCGTTTGCAGGAAGACCAGCGCAGCAGGCTTGACTTAATTCGCGAGCTTCCCATTAAAACAGCCAAAGGGAATGTAGTGCCCCTCGACCAGGTGTCGGATATAGAAGTTTTCGTAGGGCCTAAAATGATTTCAAGGAATAAAGCCAGCCGACGTACCTATGTGCAATTAAATGTTAGGGGACGTGATATGGGCAGCGTTGTTCAGGATATTCAGAGTGCTGTGAAAAACGAAGTGGATATGCCGGCAGGGTACTTCGTGGAATATGGCGGACAGTTCGAAAATCAGCAGCGATCCATGAAACGTTTATCCGTAGTGGTTCCGATTACCTTTGCCCTTATCTTTTTAATGTTGTTTTTTGCATTCGGCAGTCCGCGCTATGCAGCGCTCATATTCTCCAATGTCCCTTTTGCTTTATTGGGAGGTATTTTCGCACTGTTCATTTCAGGGCTCTACCTTTCTGTACCTGCCGTGGTTGGTTTTATAGCAGTATTTGGTATTGCCGTACAAAACGGGGTGGTACTTGTTGATTATATCAACCGGCAACGAAGTGCAGGGAAGGATATGCATGAAGCCATTATTACCGGTTCAGAGCATCGCTTACGTCCGGTATTAATGACCGCCCTGACCACAATCCTCGGGTTGTTGCCCTTGATGCTGGCCAGCGACATTGGCTCCAATGTACAGCGTCCGCTGGCAACTGTTGTCGTTGGGGGCTTGATAACTTCTACCCTGCTTACATTGATAGTACTCCCAAGTATTTACAAATGGTTTGCCCCGCGTAGAAAAGGAGTTGAAATATAA
- a CDS encoding efflux RND transporter periplasmic adaptor subunit: MKKILLIFIVSVAVILTSCNNTPKEGEPEGHATEEAPETEEHAEEGHGQEVHITPEQVKEMGIVVEPLKGGLVNSKIQRPATVKFNPDKTVKMGPRISAKVEKVQVDLGDNVSKGQALAYLSSMELGKIKAGYLSQLSHFQTKQKAYQREKKLYGEKISSEADYLQAKAEFENARADLESSKATLELFGIAAENVGNQDYPLSYFVLNSPLSGVVQERNLSPGQTLSPNSTPIHIVNNSEMWVMVDAYERDIAYIQTGQAISLTVKSLPGKVFTGKIDWISNALDPDSRTLKIRAVVNNKKGLLKEGMYGTAGIINNEERKNPIIPVDAVQKIETEQVVFIPGDEEGSFKPVEVITGNENNGWVEIAGNIKIGEPVVTAGAFDLMSTITSKTRSAAHGH; encoded by the coding sequence ATGAAAAAAATACTTTTAATTTTTATAGTTTCTGTTGCCGTGATTTTAACTTCATGTAATAACACGCCTAAAGAGGGCGAACCTGAAGGCCATGCTACCGAAGAAGCTCCGGAGACTGAAGAACACGCCGAAGAAGGACATGGACAGGAGGTTCATATTACCCCAGAGCAAGTGAAAGAAATGGGAATTGTTGTAGAACCTTTAAAAGGTGGTTTGGTAAATTCAAAAATACAGCGCCCCGCCACGGTTAAATTTAACCCCGATAAAACCGTAAAAATGGGCCCGCGTATTTCTGCAAAGGTAGAAAAAGTGCAGGTTGATTTGGGCGATAATGTTTCGAAAGGACAAGCCCTGGCTTATTTAAGCAGCATGGAACTTGGTAAAATTAAAGCCGGTTACCTGAGCCAGTTATCGCATTTTCAGACTAAACAAAAAGCCTATCAAAGGGAGAAAAAACTGTACGGGGAAAAAATTAGCAGTGAAGCAGACTATTTACAGGCCAAAGCAGAATTTGAAAATGCCAGGGCTGATTTGGAATCCAGCAAAGCAACCCTGGAACTATTCGGAATTGCTGCAGAAAACGTGGGCAACCAGGATTACCCGTTGTCATATTTTGTACTAAACTCCCCTCTTTCCGGTGTGGTGCAGGAACGAAACCTTTCGCCCGGGCAAACATTATCGCCCAACAGCACCCCCATACATATTGTAAATAACAGCGAGATGTGGGTGATGGTAGATGCTTATGAGCGGGATATTGCCTACATTCAAACAGGACAGGCTATCAGCCTGACGGTAAAAAGCCTTCCCGGTAAAGTTTTTACGGGCAAGATAGACTGGATATCCAATGCCCTTGACCCGGATTCACGAACCTTGAAAATCAGGGCAGTAGTAAACAATAAAAAAGGCTTGTTAAAAGAAGGAATGTACGGAACCGCGGGCATCATCAATAATGAGGAAAGGAAAAATCCTATTATTCCTGTCGATGCCGTTCAAAAGATAGAAACCGAACAAGTGGTATTCATTCCCGGAGATGAAGAAGGTAGTTTTAAACCTGTAGAAGTAATTACCGGAAATGAAAACAACGGTTGGGTAGAGATTGCCGGGAATATAAAAATAGGTGAGCCGGTGGTTACTGCCGGGGCTTTTGACCTGATGTCCACCATCACTTCAAAAACAAGAAGCGCCGCACATGGTCATTAA
- a CDS encoding TolC family protein has translation MINRIITFSLRVRLIVLFMLFLSLQGIAQTQDTTITLEDAVEIGVKNNLAILAVEKDIAATKGKAITGLGVEDPEVSGSWTEIPKGSGVSNYNERNFTISQSIDFPTNYIHRKKRGDLDIERSQVMLQERKLELRTRIEKVYYQLVGSREQVNLIRENISLAENFLDAAQKRYNAGKAPILEVKRAQIVLSNIENELAVAQSNYENNQAALNALLAFPDEKNAVPADSLTYRLLNLNLNDLLLQAIETHPLLLIYNLTAKIADKNVSLAKGSYLPKIFGGYTAQKIGGNKFRGVEAGISIPLWAPVNQRGQVMESKGNLAATKYREQNAVLVRKARVKGAYSKVIAALEQVDKYQSNLLQQSEELYKLTLRSYEEGKVDYLKVLDAQTSYININKSYIDALAYYKIQVADLEFETNQNFVQ, from the coding sequence ATGATAAATAGAATCATAACTTTTTCACTAAGAGTGAGGTTAATTGTTTTATTTATGTTATTCCTTTCACTTCAGGGAATAGCTCAAACGCAAGACACAACAATAACCCTCGAAGACGCCGTTGAAATCGGTGTAAAAAATAACCTGGCAATACTTGCTGTGGAAAAAGATATCGCTGCCACTAAAGGAAAGGCAATCACCGGCCTGGGAGTAGAGGATCCGGAAGTTTCCGGGTCATGGACAGAAATCCCTAAAGGAAGCGGTGTGAGTAATTATAATGAACGTAATTTCACTATATCTCAATCCATTGATTTTCCTACGAATTATATTCACCGGAAAAAACGGGGTGATTTGGATATTGAGCGTTCACAAGTTATGCTCCAGGAAAGGAAGCTTGAATTACGCACCCGGATAGAAAAAGTCTATTACCAATTAGTGGGAAGCCGTGAACAAGTCAACCTAATCAGGGAAAACATCAGTTTGGCCGAAAATTTTCTGGATGCCGCCCAAAAAAGGTATAACGCGGGGAAAGCCCCAATCTTAGAAGTAAAAAGGGCACAAATTGTTCTGTCAAACATTGAAAATGAATTAGCAGTGGCGCAAAGCAATTATGAAAATAATCAGGCGGCTTTAAATGCTCTCCTGGCCTTCCCCGATGAGAAAAATGCCGTACCTGCCGATAGCTTAACGTATCGTTTATTGAATTTAAATTTAAATGATTTACTACTACAGGCAATAGAAACACATCCACTACTATTAATTTATAACCTCACGGCTAAGATTGCCGATAAAAATGTCAGCCTGGCCAAAGGCAGCTATTTACCCAAAATTTTCGGTGGTTATACGGCGCAAAAAATAGGGGGCAACAAATTTCGTGGTGTCGAAGCAGGGATCAGCATTCCGCTGTGGGCGCCTGTAAACCAACGGGGGCAGGTAATGGAAAGTAAAGGAAACCTCGCTGCAACAAAATACAGGGAACAAAATGCAGTACTTGTCCGTAAAGCCAGGGTGAAAGGCGCATACAGCAAGGTTATTGCAGCACTCGAACAGGTCGATAAGTATCAAAGTAACCTGCTTCAACAATCGGAAGAGTTATATAAACTCACCCTGCGCAGCTACGAGGAAGGCAAGGTTGATTACCTGAAGGTACTTGATGCGCAAACATCATATATAAACATTAACAAAAGTTATATCGATGCCCTTGCATATTATAAAATACAAGTGGCTGATTTAGAATTTGAAACCAATCAAAATTTTGTACAATAA
- a CDS encoding DUF6769 family protein: MNFKGQHIGNFLTFLAGLIILAHAVVPHHHHSEITHSPEEESLCESPVQEKQTSEQNDSHCHAFNILASDYSITTSSNQTKSDYFNFFTVGIFAQTYFSPVKTITSTFFDHQAIFIKQFFVTAQSLRAPPVNA; encoded by the coding sequence GTGAATTTTAAAGGACAACATATAGGAAACTTTCTTACCTTTTTGGCAGGGCTGATTATTTTGGCTCATGCTGTTGTACCGCACCATCACCATTCTGAGATAACGCATTCTCCAGAAGAGGAATCATTATGCGAAAGCCCTGTTCAGGAGAAGCAGACTTCAGAACAAAATGATTCCCATTGCCATGCATTTAACATCCTGGCATCGGATTACTCTATTACTACATCTTCAAATCAGACCAAGTCAGATTATTTTAACTTTTTTACAGTTGGAATCTTTGCTCAAACTTATTTTTCGCCTGTAAAAACTATTACTTCAACTTTTTTTGACCATCAGGCCATTTTCATCAAACAATTCTTCGTTACTGCCCAATCACTCAGGGCACCTCCTGTAAATGCTTAA
- a CDS encoding transcriptional repressor, with translation MASTCTSCYIGFQRVLFNEKGWFNASCAIWPELEQKFEKADKVTLYRTLKTFQKNKLIHSIDDGTGSVKYALCHDTCECHPEDLHVHFLCAICNQTFCLNDIPVPTINLPNSFSLESVNMVVKGICSNCKK, from the coding sequence ATCGCAAGCACATGTACTTCATGTTACATCGGCTTCCAACGCGTCTTATTTAATGAAAAGGGATGGTTTAATGCTTCTTGTGCAATTTGGCCTGAATTGGAACAAAAATTTGAAAAAGCAGATAAGGTTACATTGTATCGAACGCTAAAAACATTCCAGAAAAATAAACTGATACATAGCATTGACGATGGAACAGGCTCTGTAAAATATGCTTTGTGTCACGATACTTGCGAGTGCCACCCCGAAGACCTGCACGTCCATTTCCTTTGCGCAATTTGCAATCAAACGTTTTGTTTAAACGACATTCCGGTTCCAACAATCAATCTTCCCAATAGCTTTTCCCTCGAAAGTGTGAATATGGTAGTTAAAGGTATTTGTTCGAACTGTAAAAAATAA
- a CDS encoding UPF0182 family protein, giving the protein MKRNRKIISIIVAILVAFYLLNLFLNYYGDWLWFNNLHYSSVFNTMIIARIVSFILFFLVFVLFFSLHLRLAHRRGQLSRQNIYLPEDDPRQVILQAYKGKAIFWIWAVLILFLGIFMGTYGVDKWSNFLQFIHASSFGIQEPIFHKDAGFYVFKLPVYQFITSWYLFMVGLTFIAVIISYWLDNAVSSIGKIFQVSKPVRRHLLSLTGFFVLGISASYFLKLYNVLYSSHGAAYGPSYMDVHAQIPAYWALFIVSVVITLLLFLSPAFRKKKIILYAVGVWAFVLIGFGWIYPGIIEQYVVKPNELQKETPYILNNIKLTREAYGLNKIKVKPFPVDEKITNKDIQENRNTIDNIRLWDRRPLIQTYKQLQEIRLYYDFNSVQVDRYHFGNKYTEVALAARELPVSQIPDRAKTWVNTHLIFTHGYGVVMNPVNEILTNGMPNLIVQDIPPTTTVPLKLDQMGIYYGEESNQFVLVNTTAKEFDYPKGDDNVYTSYAGKGGVRISGMFKRLVFAWKFSDIKILLTGYLTDQSRIMFYRNITQRDKTIAPFLSYDSQPYLVVGDDGQLYWIHDAYTSTNMFPYSEPVTQSLSGRGFNYINNSVKVVINAYNGDVSYYVINPTDPIIQTYQKIYPKLFKPFSDMPEFLKAHIRYPTDLFNIQTQMYNVYHMTDPKVFYNQEDYWAVPNESYNNAQQKMFPYYIIMRLPETQKEEYILMLPLTPSKKDNMIAWMCARCDTPNYGDLIVYSLPKDKLIYGPMQIEARINQQPDISSELTLWGQQGSQVFKGNQLIIPIKNSFLYVEPVYLQSEQGKIPELKRVIVTYNDHIEMKKTLEEALQAIFSSSGSQDSLSVPQVKNIANIVRTTLSAKAKEALGHYNKANEYLKQNNWAGYGKELQQMKAVLSEMSANSGKNPETNHEQK; this is encoded by the coding sequence ATGAAAAGAAACAGAAAGATCATCAGCATCATTGTCGCCATTTTAGTGGCTTTCTACTTGTTAAACCTGTTCTTAAATTACTACGGCGACTGGCTCTGGTTCAATAATCTGCACTATAGCTCGGTATTTAATACCATGATTATTGCCAGGATTGTTTCGTTTATCTTATTCTTCCTGGTTTTTGTCCTGTTCTTTAGTCTTCACCTTCGCTTAGCCCATCGCAGGGGCCAACTGAGCAGGCAAAACATCTACCTGCCGGAAGATGACCCGCGACAAGTTATTTTGCAGGCCTACAAAGGGAAAGCAATCTTTTGGATCTGGGCTGTACTGATTTTGTTTCTGGGCATCTTTATGGGTACGTATGGCGTTGATAAATGGAGCAATTTCCTGCAATTCATCCATGCTTCTTCTTTTGGTATTCAGGAACCGATTTTCCACAAAGATGCCGGGTTTTATGTATTCAAACTTCCGGTTTACCAGTTCATCACCAGCTGGTACCTTTTCATGGTGGGGCTGACTTTCATTGCCGTTATAATCTCTTATTGGCTTGACAACGCTGTTTCGTCAATCGGAAAAATTTTTCAGGTTTCCAAACCCGTCAGAAGACATTTACTGAGCCTGACCGGATTCTTCGTGCTGGGCATTTCGGCATCCTATTTCCTGAAACTGTATAATGTTTTATATTCCTCCCACGGAGCAGCTTACGGCCCCTCCTATATGGATGTACATGCTCAAATCCCGGCCTATTGGGCGCTTTTCATCGTGAGCGTTGTTATCACATTGCTTTTGTTTTTATCTCCGGCCTTCCGGAAAAAGAAAATTATTTTATATGCCGTTGGAGTATGGGCATTCGTATTAATTGGCTTTGGGTGGATCTATCCCGGCATAATAGAACAATACGTTGTAAAGCCCAACGAACTGCAAAAAGAAACACCGTATATTCTGAATAATATAAAATTAACGCGGGAAGCGTATGGCTTAAATAAAATTAAGGTTAAACCATTTCCCGTCGACGAAAAGATTACCAATAAGGACATTCAGGAAAACCGCAACACCATAGATAATATACGGTTATGGGACAGAAGGCCTTTGATACAAACGTATAAGCAATTGCAGGAGATTCGCCTCTATTACGATTTTAACAGCGTCCAGGTCGATCGCTATCATTTCGGTAACAAATATACAGAAGTGGCGTTGGCCGCAAGAGAGTTGCCCGTTTCGCAAATTCCCGATCGGGCAAAAACATGGGTCAACACCCATTTGATCTTTACCCATGGTTACGGCGTCGTGATGAACCCCGTTAACGAGATATTGACTAACGGTATGCCCAATTTAATTGTTCAGGACATCCCCCCGACAACCACCGTGCCCCTTAAGCTTGACCAAATGGGAATTTATTATGGCGAAGAGTCCAATCAGTTTGTTTTGGTCAACACAACAGCCAAGGAGTTTGATTACCCGAAAGGCGACGATAATGTTTATACCAGTTACGCCGGCAAGGGAGGCGTTCGTATTTCCGGTATGTTTAAACGCCTGGTTTTTGCCTGGAAATTTTCAGACATAAAAATTCTTCTGACCGGCTATCTGACTGACCAAAGCCGCATCATGTTCTACCGGAACATCACACAGCGTGACAAAACCATTGCCCCTTTTCTTTCATACGACAGCCAGCCTTACCTGGTAGTTGGAGACGATGGACAACTCTACTGGATACACGATGCCTACACCTCGACCAATATGTTTCCTTACTCTGAGCCTGTCACACAAAGCCTGAGCGGACGTGGTTTCAACTACATCAATAATTCGGTCAAGGTGGTGATAAATGCTTACAATGGAGATGTTTCCTACTATGTGATTAATCCGACAGATCCGATTATTCAAACCTATCAGAAAATATATCCCAAACTCTTCAAACCCTTTAGCGACATGCCTGAGTTTTTGAAGGCTCATATCCGCTATCCCACCGATCTGTTTAATATACAAACGCAAATGTATAATGTATATCACATGACCGATCCAAAGGTATTCTACAACCAGGAAGACTACTGGGCTGTCCCCAATGAGAGCTACAATAATGCCCAACAGAAAATGTTCCCATATTACATTATTATGCGTTTGCCCGAAACACAGAAAGAAGAGTACATCCTCATGCTGCCGCTTACCCCTTCCAAAAAGGATAATATGATTGCCTGGATGTGCGCCCGTTGCGACACGCCAAATTACGGCGATCTGATTGTATATTCCCTTCCTAAGGATAAGTTGATATACGGGCCGATGCAGATTGAAGCAAGGATTAATCAGCAGCCTGACATCTCTTCCGAACTTACCCTCTGGGGACAGCAGGGATCGCAGGTTTTCAAAGGAAACCAGTTGATCATCCCGATAAAAAATTCATTCCTTTATGTGGAACCGGTATATCTGCAATCGGAACAGGGCAAGATTCCGGAATTGAAAAGGGTTATTGTTACTTATAACGATCATATTGAGATGAAAAAAACCCTGGAAGAGGCGCTCCAGGCGATTTTTAGCAGCTCCGGCTCACAGGATTCATTGTCGGTACCGCAAGTAAAAAACATCGCAAATATCGTTCGGACTACCCTTTCGGCGAAAGCGAAGGAGGCGCTCGGCCATTACAATAAAGCCAATGAGTATTTGAAACAAAATAACTGGGCCGGTTATGGAAAAGAGCTGCAGCAGATGAAAGCGGTTTTATCCGAAATGAGCGCAAACAGCGGGAAAAATCCTGAAACAAATCATGAACAAAAGTAA